The following are encoded together in the Oscarella lobularis chromosome 10, ooOscLobu1.1, whole genome shotgun sequence genome:
- the LOC136191874 gene encoding adenylate kinase isoenzyme 6-like has translation MAAEATSRRKPNVLVTGTPGTGKSSTCSEIASRTGFEHVDVGAVAKDGQLYSGFDADLECPILDDDRIIDELEDKLAEGGKIVDYHSCDFFPERWFDAVFVLRTDNTKLYDRLSQRGYGPQKLTNNIQCEIFQTILEEARESYRDDIVFELHSNEPDDLDRNVDCIVEWIDKWLVRRT, from the exons ATggcggcggaagcgacgagtcgacgaaagCCGAACGTTCTCGTCACCGGAACGCCGGGAACGggcaagtcgtcgacgtgcagcGAGATTGCTTCTCGCACGGGCTTCgagcacgtcgacgtcggcgctgTGGCAAAGGATGGCCAACTTTATAGCGgattcgacgccgatctAGAATGCCCTatcctcgacgacgatcgg ATaatcgacgaactcgaagaCAAACTTGCTGAAGGGGGAAAGATTGTTGATTACCACAGCTGCGATTTCTTTCCCGAGCGTTGGTTCGACGCTGTTTTTGTTCTGCGAACGGACAATACCAAACTTTATGACCGTCTATCTCAGCG GGGCTATGGTCCACAAAAATTGACCAATAATATTCAGTGCGAAATCTTTCAGACGATTCTCGAGGAGGCACGCGAAAGCTATCGAGATGATATTGTTTTTGAATTGCACAGCAACGAGCCAGACGATCTCGATCGAAATGTTGATTGCATAGTAGAATGGATTGACAAATGGCTTGTAAGGCGGACATAG
- the LOC136191868 gene encoding transcriptional repressor p66-alpha-like — MAPDTKVDQEASKNERSGDVDEEELRRLEDELRLEEAKLHHMQRRLVKMRQKRKRPPPPLVYPNGPPPPPSPSPSLRDSVSKKTKLNCLAGRSTKSVGAPKGGPVDFSNRLGRESVTVSDDDVREAKRRIKGKQIASRQQFYKQLERSVANVPRPRPPPDQWPLCPWTGNSHFTSLLGLEIVVEFIQTGKLPTDTNVDGGVAAATAPASAPTTTNQYMKCSNCGLDFSPVWRLVRDAQKQCIVCERCENSRIKQALLNQHSRRLQSAFNQASHQEKEFELKMKQQILDEAIRVKGEKVWRVGSSSLGQQRQQGGIYSMQQSSSSTSNSGGGVGQPKLVRGGENIGVEKALA, encoded by the exons ATGGCTCCCGACACGAAAGTCGACCAGGAGGCATCGAA GAACGAACGatccggcgacgtcgacgaggaagaatTGCGCCGACTAGAGGACGAATTGCGcctcgaagaagcgaaactTCACCACATGCAACGACGACTGGTGAAAATGCGCcagaagcgaaaacgaccgCCGCCTCCGCTCGTCTATCCGAACGgtccgcccccgccgccgtcgccgtctccgtcgcttCGCGATTCCGTctcgaaaaagacgaaactAAACTGTCTCGCCGGTCGATCGACAAAATCGGTCGGCGCCCCGAAAGGGGGCCCGGTCGACTTTTCGAATCGTCTCGGGCGCGAATCGGTCACCGtatcggacgacgacgtgcgcgaAGCGAAGCGACGCATCAAAGGCAAGCAAATCGCGTCGCGACAGCAATTCTACAAGCAACTCGAACGAAGCGTGGCGAACGTTCCGCGTCCGCGTCCGCCGCCCGATCAGTGGCCCCTCTGCCCGTGGACGGGAAATTCCCACTTCACGTCCCTACTCGgtctcgaaatcgtcgtcgaattcattCAGACGGGAAAATTGCCGACTGATACAAACGTCGACGGGGGCGTGGCCGCAGCCACCGCCCCCGCTTCGGCgcccacgacgacgaatcaatATATGAAGTGCTCGAATTGCGGCTTGGACTTCTCGCCCGTTTGGCGTCTCGTTCGCGACGCGCAGAAACAGTGCATTGTGTGCGAACGATGCGAGAATTCGCGCATCAAACAGGCTCTTCTCAATCAGCACAGTCGTCGACTCCAGTCCGCATTCAATCAGGCGAGTCATCAGGAAAAGGAATTCGAACTGAAGATGAAGCAGCAGATACTCGACGAGGCAATTCGAGTGAAAGGTGAAAAAGTTTGGCGCGTCGGTAGCAGTAGTTTGGGGCAACAGAGACAACAAGGCGGTATTTATTCTATGCAACAAAGTAGCTCTAGTACTAGTAATAGCGGTGGTGGTGTGGGCCAACCGAAGCTTGtcagaggaggagaaaataTTGGGGTCGAAAAAGCTCTCGCGTGA
- the LOC136191854 gene encoding MAU2 chromatid cohesion factor homolog isoform X2, with product MTTPPTFRPEYVALLRLAYVLLKERRFGDARACLEGALTVAPTSLPHEEASVRFELGKLFFYHSNERRKAKEHFERAHQLYCSVGVVNSELILLLGRICIGEKAFDAAIALLRGGLEYFRDDRGRACLMTLMAKAHVGKGDVADACGDYRRGSEMAEKLKDGHSLRLLCQLGEAQCLVTRERHAEALHILTKCSAYITAHEVGEERRQLLISCLTLKALSLLLTGEAKEAMKCLKQLQGIFGKDAGSQGEVSHIGWYEWMKEDELIILVYLAHLLHSLQTGSTEKALKYTDKAVNHFKKLKDESPLAITLMSHVVQLKAVCQLIRGKYSLMVNDLSQLSLMYQKPNVSSSYRASFHLLLGLYALAVDHLEWAKSHFRAVLETSRDCHARHIALLNVIVQHLKEGKFDEATSLIAEAEKSQVGIAHRVGIDYVEGLANYCRYGRLEDGKLQSALVKANDRGLRRITSSSLLLLGQIFWHQGNADNSERMLFPALDEATKIPDKVQELRCCQMIELFYERNKNAEMTQRFAQRGKSLAQELATERKAAVQCQEHFSLIKWGTEVGSTTVATATAAATIAEPVQKKKRKAQLVTATVSPSKKVMVAATVPSSKKVIATAAAAATMSPSKKAIAAAAATLTPPKTDNDRKPIPSATQSSPLVHQLSGLDSARRSSLTRRPIRDEAWNRMPDAPSFQQQQSYFHPSLASGLHHPAFSVGQPVQISPYSVPAFAVHSPGRASAFPVQQQTVPIATSLGSHLPLHHLPQQPHGIPQVTVRPQHEVPQVAVRTRRYDQQQYQQQQHHHQPAFPYQPNYQYPGYRF from the exons atgacgacgccgccgacgtttcgTCCGGAATACGTCGCCCTACTACGTCTCGCCTACGTTCTCCTCAAAGAGAggcgattcggcgacgcgagAGCGTGCTTGGAGGGCGCCCTCACcgtcgcgccgacgtctCTTCCCCACGAGGAAGCGAGCGTTCGCTTCGAGCTCGGAAAGCTCTTTTTCTACCACTCGAACGAAAGACGCAAAGCCAAAGAACACTTCGAACGAGCG CATCAACTTTATTGcagcgtgggcgtggtcaattCAGAACTCATTCTCCTGTTGGGTCGAATTTGCATCGGCGAG AAAGCTTTCGATGCCGCTATCGCACTTCTCCGAGGTGGTCTGGAATACTTTCGAGACGACCGTGGGAGAGCATGCCTTATGACTTTGATGGCG AAAGCCCACGTGGGGAAGGGAGACGTTGCAGACGCTTGTGGCGACTATCGCCGTGGAAGCGAAATGGcggaaaaattaaaagacgGTCATTCGTTGCG GCTGTTGTGTCAGTTGGGTGAGGCCCAGTGTCTGGTCACACGAGAAAGACATGCGGAAGCTCTGCACATATTGACGAAATGTTCCGCTTACATTACCGCACATGAAGTGGGCGAGGAGAGGAGGCAATTGCTTATAAGCTGTCTGACGTTGAAGGCGTTGAGCTTGTTATTAACGGGAGAG GCAAAGGAAGCTATGAAGTGTCTTAAACAGTTGCAGGGAATTTTTGGCAAGGATGCCGGTAGTCAAGGTGAAG TTTCACATATTGGGTGGTATGAATGGATGAAGGAGGACGAACTGATCATTTTAGTATATTTG GCTCACTTATTGCACTCGCTTCAGACCGGATCAACAGAAAAGGCTCTCAAGTACACAGACAAAGCCGTCAAtcatttcaaaaaattaaaag atGAGAGTCCCCTTGCAATCACGCTGATGTCTCATGTTGTACAGCTCAAAGCCGTATGCCAACTCATCCGGGGAAAGTACTCGCTCATGGTCAATGAT CTTTCTCAGCTGTCCCTTATGTATCAGAAGCCGAACGTTTCGTCATCTTATCGCGCGTCctttcatcttcttctg GGACTCTATGCATTAGCTGTCGACCATCTGGAGTGGGCGAAGAGTCACTTCCGTGCCGTTCTTGAG aCATCTAGGGATTGTCACGCGCGACACATTGCTTTGCTCAACGTCATTGTTCAGCATTTGAAAGAGGGAAAGTTCGATGAG GCGACGAGTTTGATTGCCGAAGCAGAGAAATCCCAAGTCGGCATAGCGCACAGAGTGGGCATAGACTACGTCGAGGGATTAGCCAATTATTGTCGATATGGAAGACTGGAAGACGG AAAGTTACAGAGCGCTCTCGTCAAGGCAAACGACCGAGGATTGAGACGAATTACGTCGTCATCCTTGTTGCTTCTCGGTCAGATTTTCTGGCATCAGGGCAATGCGGAC AATTCAGAGCGAATGCTCTTCCCGGCTCTTGACGAAGCTACTAAGATTCCAGATAAAGTACAAGAGCTACGATGCTGTCAAATGATAGAGT TATTCTACGAACGAAACAAAAATGCCGAAATGACGCAGAGGTTTGCCCAGAGAGGAAAATCGTTGGCACAAGAATTAGCCACAG AGCGAAAAGCGGCGGTGCAATGCCAGGAGCATTTCTCCCTCATAAAA TGGGGAACGGAAGTTGGATCTACGACTGTAGCCACGGCAACGGCAGCAGCGACGATCGCAGAACCAgtacagaagaagaaaaggaaggcaCAGctggtgacggcgacggtgtcACCATCAAAGAAAGTGATGGTGGCGGCaacggtgccgtcgtcgaagaaagtgatagcaacggcggcggcggcggcgacgatgtcgccgtcaaagaaagcgatagcagcggcggcggcgacattGACGCCGCCCAAAACGGACAATGATCGCAAGCCAATTCCATCAGCTACTCAATCCAGTCCGCTTGTTCATCAACTGAGCGGTTTAGACTCTGCTAGGCGAAGCAGTCTAACACGACGTCCAATTCGGGACGAGGCGTGGAATCGAATGCCAGATGCGCCTTCTTTTCAACAGCAGCAGTCCTATTTTCATCCTTCTCTAGCGTCGGGTTTACATCACCCCGCGTTTTCCGTAGGCCAGCCCGTACAAATTTCGCCCTACTCCGTTCCAGCGTTTGCCGTTCATTCACCTGGACGTGCCTCCGCGTTTCCAGTTCAACAACAAACTGTACCCATAGCAACGTCCTTGGGTTCACATTTGCCATTGCATCATCTCCCTCAACAGCCTCATGGAATTCCGCAAGTGACTGTCAGGCCTCAACATGAAGTTCCGCAAGTGGCTGTGAGAACTCGACGTTATGATCAGCAGCAGtatcagcagcagcagcatcacCATCAGCCTGCCTTTCCTTACCAACCCAATTATCAATACCCAGGCTATAGATTCTAA
- the LOC136191854 gene encoding MAU2 chromatid cohesion factor homolog isoform X3, protein MTTPPTFRPEYVALLRLAYVLLKERRFGDARACLEGALTVAPTSLPHEEASVRFELGKLFFYHSNERRKAKEHFERAHQLYCSVGVVNSELILLLGRICIGEKAFDAAIALLRGGLEYFRDDRGRACLMTLMAKAHVGKGDVADACGDYRRGSEMAEKLKDGHSLRLLCQLGEAQCLVTRERHAEALHILTKCSAYITAHEVGEERRQLLISCLTLKALSLLLTGEAKEAMKCLKQLQGIFGKDAGSQVSHIGWYEWMKEDELIILVYLAHLLHSLQTGSTEKALKYTDKAVNHFKKLKDESPLAITLMSHVVQLKAVCQLIRGKYSLMVNDLSQLSLMYQKPNVSSSYRASFHLLLGLYALAVDHLEWAKSHFRAVLETSRDCHARHIALLNVIVQHLKEGKFDEATSLIAEAEKSQVGIAHRVGIDYVEGLANYCRYGRLEDGRKLQSALVKANDRGLRRITSSSLLLLGQIFWHQGNADNSERMLFPALDEATKIPDKVQELRCCQMIELFYERNKNAEMTQRFAQRGKSLAQELATERKAAVQCQEHFSLIKWGTEVGSTTVATATAAATIAEPVQKKKRKAQLVTATVSPSKKVMVAATVPSSKKVIATAAAAATMSPSKKAIAAAAATLTPPKTDNDRKPIPSATQSSPLVHQLSGLDSARRSSLTRRPIRDEAWNRMPDAPSFQQQQSYFHPSLASGLHHPAFSVGQPVQISPYSVPAFAVHSPGRASAFPVQQQTVPIATSLGSHLPLHHLPQQPHGIPQVTVRPQHEVPQVAVRTRRYDQQQYQQQQHHHQPAFPYQPNYQYPGYRF, encoded by the exons atgacgacgccgccgacgtttcgTCCGGAATACGTCGCCCTACTACGTCTCGCCTACGTTCTCCTCAAAGAGAggcgattcggcgacgcgagAGCGTGCTTGGAGGGCGCCCTCACcgtcgcgccgacgtctCTTCCCCACGAGGAAGCGAGCGTTCGCTTCGAGCTCGGAAAGCTCTTTTTCTACCACTCGAACGAAAGACGCAAAGCCAAAGAACACTTCGAACGAGCG CATCAACTTTATTGcagcgtgggcgtggtcaattCAGAACTCATTCTCCTGTTGGGTCGAATTTGCATCGGCGAG AAAGCTTTCGATGCCGCTATCGCACTTCTCCGAGGTGGTCTGGAATACTTTCGAGACGACCGTGGGAGAGCATGCCTTATGACTTTGATGGCG AAAGCCCACGTGGGGAAGGGAGACGTTGCAGACGCTTGTGGCGACTATCGCCGTGGAAGCGAAATGGcggaaaaattaaaagacgGTCATTCGTTGCG GCTGTTGTGTCAGTTGGGTGAGGCCCAGTGTCTGGTCACACGAGAAAGACATGCGGAAGCTCTGCACATATTGACGAAATGTTCCGCTTACATTACCGCACATGAAGTGGGCGAGGAGAGGAGGCAATTGCTTATAAGCTGTCTGACGTTGAAGGCGTTGAGCTTGTTATTAACGGGAGAG GCAAAGGAAGCTATGAAGTGTCTTAAACAGTTGCAGGGAATTTTTGGCAAGGATGCCGGTAGTCAAG TTTCACATATTGGGTGGTATGAATGGATGAAGGAGGACGAACTGATCATTTTAGTATATTTG GCTCACTTATTGCACTCGCTTCAGACCGGATCAACAGAAAAGGCTCTCAAGTACACAGACAAAGCCGTCAAtcatttcaaaaaattaaaag atGAGAGTCCCCTTGCAATCACGCTGATGTCTCATGTTGTACAGCTCAAAGCCGTATGCCAACTCATCCGGGGAAAGTACTCGCTCATGGTCAATGAT CTTTCTCAGCTGTCCCTTATGTATCAGAAGCCGAACGTTTCGTCATCTTATCGCGCGTCctttcatcttcttctg GGACTCTATGCATTAGCTGTCGACCATCTGGAGTGGGCGAAGAGTCACTTCCGTGCCGTTCTTGAG aCATCTAGGGATTGTCACGCGCGACACATTGCTTTGCTCAACGTCATTGTTCAGCATTTGAAAGAGGGAAAGTTCGATGAG GCGACGAGTTTGATTGCCGAAGCAGAGAAATCCCAAGTCGGCATAGCGCACAGAGTGGGCATAGACTACGTCGAGGGATTAGCCAATTATTGTCGATATGGAAGACTGGAAGACGG TAGAAAGTTACAGAGCGCTCTCGTCAAGGCAAACGACCGAGGATTGAGACGAATTACGTCGTCATCCTTGTTGCTTCTCGGTCAGATTTTCTGGCATCAGGGCAATGCGGAC AATTCAGAGCGAATGCTCTTCCCGGCTCTTGACGAAGCTACTAAGATTCCAGATAAAGTACAAGAGCTACGATGCTGTCAAATGATAGAGT TATTCTACGAACGAAACAAAAATGCCGAAATGACGCAGAGGTTTGCCCAGAGAGGAAAATCGTTGGCACAAGAATTAGCCACAG AGCGAAAAGCGGCGGTGCAATGCCAGGAGCATTTCTCCCTCATAAAA TGGGGAACGGAAGTTGGATCTACGACTGTAGCCACGGCAACGGCAGCAGCGACGATCGCAGAACCAgtacagaagaagaaaaggaaggcaCAGctggtgacggcgacggtgtcACCATCAAAGAAAGTGATGGTGGCGGCaacggtgccgtcgtcgaagaaagtgatagcaacggcggcggcggcggcgacgatgtcgccgtcaaagaaagcgatagcagcggcggcggcgacattGACGCCGCCCAAAACGGACAATGATCGCAAGCCAATTCCATCAGCTACTCAATCCAGTCCGCTTGTTCATCAACTGAGCGGTTTAGACTCTGCTAGGCGAAGCAGTCTAACACGACGTCCAATTCGGGACGAGGCGTGGAATCGAATGCCAGATGCGCCTTCTTTTCAACAGCAGCAGTCCTATTTTCATCCTTCTCTAGCGTCGGGTTTACATCACCCCGCGTTTTCCGTAGGCCAGCCCGTACAAATTTCGCCCTACTCCGTTCCAGCGTTTGCCGTTCATTCACCTGGACGTGCCTCCGCGTTTCCAGTTCAACAACAAACTGTACCCATAGCAACGTCCTTGGGTTCACATTTGCCATTGCATCATCTCCCTCAACAGCCTCATGGAATTCCGCAAGTGACTGTCAGGCCTCAACATGAAGTTCCGCAAGTGGCTGTGAGAACTCGACGTTATGATCAGCAGCAGtatcagcagcagcagcatcacCATCAGCCTGCCTTTCCTTACCAACCCAATTATCAATACCCAGGCTATAGATTCTAA
- the LOC136191854 gene encoding MAU2 chromatid cohesion factor homolog isoform X1: protein MTTPPTFRPEYVALLRLAYVLLKERRFGDARACLEGALTVAPTSLPHEEASVRFELGKLFFYHSNERRKAKEHFERAHQLYCSVGVVNSELILLLGRICIGEKAFDAAIALLRGGLEYFRDDRGRACLMTLMAKAHVGKGDVADACGDYRRGSEMAEKLKDGHSLRLLCQLGEAQCLVTRERHAEALHILTKCSAYITAHEVGEERRQLLISCLTLKALSLLLTGEAKEAMKCLKQLQGIFGKDAGSQGEVSHIGWYEWMKEDELIILVYLAHLLHSLQTGSTEKALKYTDKAVNHFKKLKDESPLAITLMSHVVQLKAVCQLIRGKYSLMVNDLSQLSLMYQKPNVSSSYRASFHLLLGLYALAVDHLEWAKSHFRAVLETSRDCHARHIALLNVIVQHLKEGKFDEATSLIAEAEKSQVGIAHRVGIDYVEGLANYCRYGRLEDGRKLQSALVKANDRGLRRITSSSLLLLGQIFWHQGNADNSERMLFPALDEATKIPDKVQELRCCQMIELFYERNKNAEMTQRFAQRGKSLAQELATERKAAVQCQEHFSLIKWGTEVGSTTVATATAAATIAEPVQKKKRKAQLVTATVSPSKKVMVAATVPSSKKVIATAAAAATMSPSKKAIAAAAATLTPPKTDNDRKPIPSATQSSPLVHQLSGLDSARRSSLTRRPIRDEAWNRMPDAPSFQQQQSYFHPSLASGLHHPAFSVGQPVQISPYSVPAFAVHSPGRASAFPVQQQTVPIATSLGSHLPLHHLPQQPHGIPQVTVRPQHEVPQVAVRTRRYDQQQYQQQQHHHQPAFPYQPNYQYPGYRF from the exons atgacgacgccgccgacgtttcgTCCGGAATACGTCGCCCTACTACGTCTCGCCTACGTTCTCCTCAAAGAGAggcgattcggcgacgcgagAGCGTGCTTGGAGGGCGCCCTCACcgtcgcgccgacgtctCTTCCCCACGAGGAAGCGAGCGTTCGCTTCGAGCTCGGAAAGCTCTTTTTCTACCACTCGAACGAAAGACGCAAAGCCAAAGAACACTTCGAACGAGCG CATCAACTTTATTGcagcgtgggcgtggtcaattCAGAACTCATTCTCCTGTTGGGTCGAATTTGCATCGGCGAG AAAGCTTTCGATGCCGCTATCGCACTTCTCCGAGGTGGTCTGGAATACTTTCGAGACGACCGTGGGAGAGCATGCCTTATGACTTTGATGGCG AAAGCCCACGTGGGGAAGGGAGACGTTGCAGACGCTTGTGGCGACTATCGCCGTGGAAGCGAAATGGcggaaaaattaaaagacgGTCATTCGTTGCG GCTGTTGTGTCAGTTGGGTGAGGCCCAGTGTCTGGTCACACGAGAAAGACATGCGGAAGCTCTGCACATATTGACGAAATGTTCCGCTTACATTACCGCACATGAAGTGGGCGAGGAGAGGAGGCAATTGCTTATAAGCTGTCTGACGTTGAAGGCGTTGAGCTTGTTATTAACGGGAGAG GCAAAGGAAGCTATGAAGTGTCTTAAACAGTTGCAGGGAATTTTTGGCAAGGATGCCGGTAGTCAAGGTGAAG TTTCACATATTGGGTGGTATGAATGGATGAAGGAGGACGAACTGATCATTTTAGTATATTTG GCTCACTTATTGCACTCGCTTCAGACCGGATCAACAGAAAAGGCTCTCAAGTACACAGACAAAGCCGTCAAtcatttcaaaaaattaaaag atGAGAGTCCCCTTGCAATCACGCTGATGTCTCATGTTGTACAGCTCAAAGCCGTATGCCAACTCATCCGGGGAAAGTACTCGCTCATGGTCAATGAT CTTTCTCAGCTGTCCCTTATGTATCAGAAGCCGAACGTTTCGTCATCTTATCGCGCGTCctttcatcttcttctg GGACTCTATGCATTAGCTGTCGACCATCTGGAGTGGGCGAAGAGTCACTTCCGTGCCGTTCTTGAG aCATCTAGGGATTGTCACGCGCGACACATTGCTTTGCTCAACGTCATTGTTCAGCATTTGAAAGAGGGAAAGTTCGATGAG GCGACGAGTTTGATTGCCGAAGCAGAGAAATCCCAAGTCGGCATAGCGCACAGAGTGGGCATAGACTACGTCGAGGGATTAGCCAATTATTGTCGATATGGAAGACTGGAAGACGG TAGAAAGTTACAGAGCGCTCTCGTCAAGGCAAACGACCGAGGATTGAGACGAATTACGTCGTCATCCTTGTTGCTTCTCGGTCAGATTTTCTGGCATCAGGGCAATGCGGAC AATTCAGAGCGAATGCTCTTCCCGGCTCTTGACGAAGCTACTAAGATTCCAGATAAAGTACAAGAGCTACGATGCTGTCAAATGATAGAGT TATTCTACGAACGAAACAAAAATGCCGAAATGACGCAGAGGTTTGCCCAGAGAGGAAAATCGTTGGCACAAGAATTAGCCACAG AGCGAAAAGCGGCGGTGCAATGCCAGGAGCATTTCTCCCTCATAAAA TGGGGAACGGAAGTTGGATCTACGACTGTAGCCACGGCAACGGCAGCAGCGACGATCGCAGAACCAgtacagaagaagaaaaggaaggcaCAGctggtgacggcgacggtgtcACCATCAAAGAAAGTGATGGTGGCGGCaacggtgccgtcgtcgaagaaagtgatagcaacggcggcggcggcggcgacgatgtcgccgtcaaagaaagcgatagcagcggcggcggcgacattGACGCCGCCCAAAACGGACAATGATCGCAAGCCAATTCCATCAGCTACTCAATCCAGTCCGCTTGTTCATCAACTGAGCGGTTTAGACTCTGCTAGGCGAAGCAGTCTAACACGACGTCCAATTCGGGACGAGGCGTGGAATCGAATGCCAGATGCGCCTTCTTTTCAACAGCAGCAGTCCTATTTTCATCCTTCTCTAGCGTCGGGTTTACATCACCCCGCGTTTTCCGTAGGCCAGCCCGTACAAATTTCGCCCTACTCCGTTCCAGCGTTTGCCGTTCATTCACCTGGACGTGCCTCCGCGTTTCCAGTTCAACAACAAACTGTACCCATAGCAACGTCCTTGGGTTCACATTTGCCATTGCATCATCTCCCTCAACAGCCTCATGGAATTCCGCAAGTGACTGTCAGGCCTCAACATGAAGTTCCGCAAGTGGCTGTGAGAACTCGACGTTATGATCAGCAGCAGtatcagcagcagcagcatcacCATCAGCCTGCCTTTCCTTACCAACCCAATTATCAATACCCAGGCTATAGATTCTAA